One window from the genome of Calliopsis andreniformis isolate RMS-2024a chromosome 12, iyCalAndr_principal, whole genome shotgun sequence encodes:
- the LOC143186296 gene encoding uncharacterized protein LOC143186296, with translation MFDESLRARLIRPCSCSTRTIQPENINRLVPTHQDVIYTHLVLNVRRDEFWTFSDYDVRVEKKIGERVIGCAASGKSIGFEQEKNFARGTDVWCTSLLVERKSVQIHSAIPKNHCSQLC, from the exons ATGTTTGACGAAAGTTTAAGAGCGCGCTTGATACGGCCTTGTTCTTGTTCGACGCGTACTATCCAGCCCGAAAACATTAATCGCCTTGTGCCCACCCACCAAGATG TTATTTACACACACCTGGTGTTAAACGTTCGTCGGGACGAGTTTTGGACATTCTCTGATTACGACGTGCGCGTGGAAAAAAAGATCGGAGAAAGAGTGATTGGTTGTGCAGCGAGCGGAAAATCGATCGGGTTCGAGCAAGAAAAAAATTTTGCACGGGGGACGGACGTTTGGTGTACTAGTTTGCTCGTCGAACGAAAATCTGTACAG ATACACAGTGCCATTCCAAAGAACCATTGCTCACAGCTGTGCTAA